A single Streptomyces sp. NBC_01381 DNA region contains:
- a CDS encoding phosphatase PAP2 family protein: MFAAWRQPRAILWTTAAVVGLGFLIVLEIAARHYGVPGPMANQVREVIFAPKSGPLLYAGMALMMVVLTWRQRFIAVGFAIGIDLVFLLVRWVLDAKMMFGNGALWVLLAYGVIAVTRRTGSERILLLKGVGLGLLLVAGRKTGDTWLLITSKTRPLVLDQYLASADHALGNPSWVAGRIVEATGSIGAHVLDYVYIQLAVAAVVVTVYQLRNVAAERRFPGHHLVRTFLVIGLLGPAIYMIFPVVGPIFAYGTGAFGTGAEHLAVANLWPDTPPPIGNPQPMPFDELTPRNCMPSLHTAWATAIFIHSRKGPRILRYAGTFWLIATLGATLGFGYHYGVDIVAGVVFAFTIDAALRAHDRGWDRHGIQLVAYGVTVFALFLVSYRYLPVEMSEYPWVFGPLLILAMASVVYGYMRTSKLWEPKAAVPAQRSETEPQPELV; the protein is encoded by the coding sequence GTGTTCGCCGCGTGGCGTCAGCCGCGGGCGATACTGTGGACCACGGCGGCCGTTGTGGGCCTCGGATTCCTCATCGTGCTGGAGATCGCCGCGCGTCACTACGGCGTACCGGGGCCGATGGCCAACCAGGTGCGAGAGGTGATATTCGCACCCAAATCGGGGCCGTTGTTGTACGCCGGCATGGCGTTGATGATGGTGGTCCTCACCTGGCGTCAGCGGTTCATCGCGGTCGGTTTCGCGATCGGCATCGACCTCGTCTTCCTGCTGGTTCGCTGGGTGCTCGACGCCAAGATGATGTTCGGCAACGGTGCGTTGTGGGTGCTTCTGGCCTATGGGGTCATCGCCGTCACGCGCCGCACCGGCTCGGAACGGATTCTGCTGCTGAAGGGCGTGGGTCTCGGCCTGCTGCTGGTGGCCGGCCGCAAGACGGGCGACACCTGGCTCCTCATCACCTCCAAGACCCGCCCGCTGGTGCTCGACCAGTACCTGGCCAGCGCCGATCACGCGTTGGGCAATCCGTCGTGGGTGGCGGGCCGGATCGTCGAGGCCACCGGCTCGATCGGCGCCCATGTTCTCGACTACGTCTACATTCAGCTCGCGGTGGCCGCGGTCGTCGTCACGGTGTACCAGCTGCGCAACGTGGCCGCCGAGCGCCGCTTCCCGGGCCACCATCTGGTGCGTACGTTCCTGGTCATCGGCCTGCTCGGGCCGGCGATCTACATGATCTTCCCGGTGGTCGGACCGATCTTCGCCTACGGCACCGGCGCCTTCGGTACCGGCGCCGAGCACTTGGCGGTGGCCAATCTGTGGCCGGACACGCCGCCGCCGATCGGTAATCCGCAACCGATGCCGTTCGACGAGCTCACCCCTCGCAATTGCATGCCCAGCCTGCACACCGCGTGGGCCACCGCGATCTTCATTCATTCCCGCAAGGGGCCACGCATTCTGCGCTACGCAGGCACGTTCTGGCTGATCGCCACCCTCGGCGCAACGCTGGGATTCGGCTATCACTACGGCGTGGATATCGTTGCCGGCGTGGTGTTCGCGTTCACGATCGACGCGGCGCTGCGCGCGCACGACCGCGGCTGGGACCGGCACGGAATCCAGCTGGTCGCCTACGGCGTAACGGTCTTCGCTCTGTTCCTGGTGTCGTATCGCTACCTGCCGGTGGAGATGTCCGAATATCCGTGGGTGTTTGGACCGCTTCTTATTCTCGCGATGGCCTCGGTGGTCTACGGCTATATGCGGACCAGCAAGCTGTGGGAGCCGAAGGCGGCCGTACCAGCGCAGCGATCCGAAACGGAACCGCAACCCGAACTCGTGTGA
- a CDS encoding MFS transporter codes for MVTAVPERTETGNGLGGVTLEGRPPTDTGRRNTAVLVGFTAVTNLADGVMKMALPLLAAQLTGSPAQVTAVSMTLTLPWLLVALHIGVLVDRFDRRRLLWGANGMRLAAMGWLTGSAVTGGITLVQLFSAGVILGVADVLASTSASALVPAAVPAAGRERANAWMVGAETVGQEFAGPFVGGLLLAAGTGLALGLIGASYAIAALALLLLVGRFQAARPAADAAPVSVNSRIAEGLRFLWGDPVLRTLSLVVAVLAAVWGAWLALMPLYAQQAMELGPQEYGIVLSALGVGGVAGTVAVTWVNRLLGARWAMFADLVGTTAMVALPALTTNIAAVAVGAFLGGMGGTLWTVNARTITQRMVPDAMLGRYGAAARLFSFGAMPLGAALVGLLAELGGMRPAFGVFAVATAATPVLFLRNVTRQALASR; via the coding sequence ATGGTCACGGCAGTGCCCGAGCGGACGGAGACCGGCAACGGCCTCGGTGGTGTGACGCTGGAAGGTCGCCCTCCAACAGACACTGGCCGGCGCAACACCGCAGTTCTGGTCGGCTTCACCGCCGTGACCAACCTCGCCGACGGCGTGATGAAGATGGCCCTGCCCCTGCTCGCGGCCCAGCTCACCGGCTCGCCCGCCCAGGTCACCGCCGTATCGATGACCCTCACGCTGCCCTGGCTGCTCGTCGCCCTGCACATCGGCGTGCTCGTCGACCGCTTCGACCGGCGGCGGCTGCTCTGGGGCGCGAACGGGATGCGGCTCGCGGCGATGGGCTGGCTGACCGGGTCCGCCGTGACCGGTGGCATCACGCTCGTTCAGCTCTTCAGCGCCGGGGTGATCCTCGGTGTCGCCGACGTGCTCGCCTCGACCTCCGCATCCGCGCTGGTCCCGGCCGCGGTGCCGGCGGCGGGGCGGGAGCGCGCCAACGCCTGGATGGTGGGGGCCGAGACCGTGGGGCAGGAGTTCGCCGGGCCTTTCGTCGGCGGGCTGCTCCTTGCCGCGGGGACCGGCCTCGCGCTCGGCCTGATCGGAGCCTCGTACGCGATCGCCGCCCTCGCCCTGCTCCTGCTGGTGGGCCGCTTCCAGGCCGCCCGGCCCGCCGCGGACGCCGCTCCCGTCTCGGTCAACAGCCGCATCGCCGAAGGGCTGCGGTTCCTCTGGGGCGACCCGGTGCTGCGCACGCTCTCGCTGGTCGTCGCCGTACTCGCCGCCGTCTGGGGCGCCTGGCTGGCCCTCATGCCGCTCTACGCACAGCAGGCCATGGAGCTGGGGCCGCAGGAGTACGGCATCGTCCTCAGCGCCCTGGGGGTCGGTGGTGTGGCCGGCACGGTGGCCGTGACCTGGGTGAACCGGCTGCTCGGCGCTCGCTGGGCGATGTTCGCCGACCTGGTCGGCACCACCGCGATGGTGGCGCTGCCCGCCCTCACCACCAACATCGCGGCCGTGGCGGTGGGAGCCTTCCTCGGCGGCATGGGCGGCACCCTCTGGACGGTCAACGCCCGCACCATCACCCAGCGCATGGTCCCCGACGCGATGCTCGGCCGCTACGGCGCGGCGGCCCGGCTCTTCAGCTTCGGCGCCATGCCGCTGGGCGCGGCCCTGGTGGGCCTGCTGGCCGAGCTGGGCGGCATGCGGCCGGCCTTCGGAGTGTTCGCCGTGGCCACGGCGGCGACACCGGTGCTGTTCCTCAGGAACGTCACACGGCAGGCCCTCGCGTCCCGATAG